The Corallococcus exiguus genome has a window encoding:
- a CDS encoding flagellar M-ring protein FliF: MRSAPLRCLCFLLLLGASACRERIQHGLDERQANELQTVLVERGLDARKVPEPGKKPTWAIEVTDAQSSNAVRILAELGLPRLAAETGCDVFGGSGLVRSPLEEQVCRVRGMERELERTLQTVDGVLLARVHLVVPPPPRPGQAPAPSKASAMLRTAPGGATRVRKSADMLRELIAGGVEGLSPEAVSLLVDEVTTHVEAPAPKGGPVPLRLRVVLALLGVLVTGLSGALVWTTLRWKHYRALAEQPPAAPPVPPTPARPVVTPGSTRKLA; encoded by the coding sequence ATGCGTTCCGCTCCCCTTCGTTGTCTCTGTTTCCTCCTGCTCCTGGGCGCCTCGGCGTGCCGGGAGCGCATCCAGCACGGCCTCGACGAGCGTCAGGCCAACGAACTGCAGACAGTGCTCGTCGAGCGGGGGCTCGACGCGCGCAAGGTGCCCGAGCCGGGCAAGAAACCCACCTGGGCCATCGAGGTGACGGACGCGCAGTCGTCGAATGCGGTGCGCATCCTGGCGGAGCTGGGGTTGCCCCGGCTCGCGGCAGAGACGGGCTGCGACGTTTTTGGCGGAAGCGGGCTCGTGCGCTCGCCGCTGGAGGAGCAGGTCTGCCGCGTCCGGGGAATGGAGCGGGAGTTGGAGAGGACGCTCCAGACGGTGGACGGAGTGCTGCTGGCGCGAGTGCACCTGGTGGTCCCGCCGCCGCCGAGGCCAGGACAGGCTCCCGCGCCCTCGAAGGCGTCGGCCATGCTGCGCACGGCGCCCGGTGGGGCGACGCGCGTGCGCAAGTCGGCGGACATGCTGCGTGAGCTCATCGCGGGAGGTGTGGAGGGGCTGTCACCGGAGGCGGTATCGCTGCTGGTGGACGAGGTGACGACGCACGTGGAGGCGCCGGCCCCGAAGGGAGGGCCTGTCCCGCTGCGGCTGCGCGTGGTGCTCGCCCTGCTGGGCGTGCTGGTGACGGGCCTGTCCGGAGCGCTCGTCTGGACGACGCTGCGCTGGAAGCACTACCGGGCCCTTGCGGAGCAGCCCCCCGCGGCGCCTCCTGTACCGCCCACGCCCGCGCGGCCGGTGGTGACCCCGGGCTCCACGCGCAAGCTGGCCTGA